Sequence from the Nocardia brasiliensis genome:
GACCCAGTACGCGTTTCCGCTCGTCTTCGAGGTGCTCAACCAAATGGTCGGCTGCTCGGCGGAATTGGGCCAGCGGGTAGCCACCGGCATGGCCGCGCTCTTCGACACGGTCAACGCCGCCCAGGGCATGCAGATGCTCAGCGAGGCGCTGATGGAACTGATCCAGCTGCGCCGGGCCGAACCCGGTGACGACGTCACCTCGCGTTTGGCACACCACCGCGCCGAACTCGACGATGTGGAGATGCTGTCCCAGCTGATCAGCTTCTACGGGGCGGGCATCGAACCGCAGCAGAACCTGATCACCAACACGCTGCTGCTGATGGTCACCGACGATCGCTTCGGCGGCGATGTGCTCGGCGGCAGCATGTCCACCCGGGACGCGTTGGACGAGGTGCTGTTCAACGACCCGCCGATGGCGAACTTCTGCACGTCCTACCCGCGCCAGCCGATCCTGATCGACAACAACTGGTTGCCCGCGCACCAGCCGGTGCTGATCAGCCTCGCGGGCTGCAACAACGATCCCGAGATCCGCGGCGGCGACCGCACCGGCAACCGTGCGCATCTGGCGTGGGGTGCCGGTCCGCATGCCTGCCCCGCGAAATCCGTTGCCTACCTGGTGGTCCAGGACGCCATCGATCAGTTGCTCGATGCGCTGCCCGAGCTGCGACTCGCCGTACCGGCCGCCGAGTTGACGTGGCGGCCAGGTCCTTTCCACCGTGCGCTGGCCTCGCTCCCGGTCGTCTTTCCCAAGTCCCCTCCGTTGAACATGATGTAAGGAGCCTCCGATGGCGCATGAACCGATAGTCCTCGACACCACCGGTGCCGATATCCAGGGTGAGTGCGCGCGGATTCGCGCCACCGGGCCCGTGGCGCTGGTGGCGTTACCCGGTGGCGTGCCCGCGTGGTCGGTGACCGACGCCGTCCTGCTCAAGACCCTCCTGGCCGACCCGCGCGTATCCAAAGACCCACGCCAGCACTGGTCTTCGTTCATCAACGGTGAGATCACCGAGGCATGGCCGCTGCTGCCGTGGGTGGCGGTGGACAACATGTTCACCGCCTACGGCAGCGAGCATCGGCGGCTGCGCAGGCTGGTCTCGCCCGCGTTCACCCACCGGCGCAGCACCGCCCTGCGTCCGCGCATCGAGGAGATCACCGCGCATCTGCTCGACGCGCTGGCCGCGACGCCCGCGGGCGAATCGGTGGACCTGCGTGCCCGTTTCGCCTACCCGGTGCCGATCAAGGTAATCACCGAGATGATGGGTGTGCCCGAGCATCTCGGACCCGATCTGCACCGGTGTGTAGACGGCTTCTTCGACTCCTCGTTCACCGCCGAGCAGGCGCAGGCCAACTACCTCGAAATGTACGGCCTGGTCAGCGAATTGGTCGCGTTCCGGCGGGCGCAGCCGGGTGACGACGTCACCAGCGTGCTGATCGCCACCCGCGACGAGGACGGTTCGCAGCTCGTCGAGAAGGAGCTCGTCGACACCCTGATGCTGGTGATCAACGCCGGGCACGAGACAACGGTGAACCTGCTCGACCAAGCGATATTCGCGTTGCTGACCCACCCCGACCAGCGCGCCGACGTGCTCGCGGGCCGGGTGCCCTGGTCGGACCTGGTCGAGGAGACATTGCGGTACGAGGCGCCGGTGGCGCACTTGCCGCTGCGCTACGCGGTCGAGGACATCGACCTCGGCGATATCCGTATTCCCAAGGGGGAGGCCATTCTCGCCTCCTACGCGGGCGCTGGTCGCGACCCGAAGGTGCACGGCGCGAGCGCCGACACGTTCGACGTGCACCGGACAAACAAGGAGCACGTGTCCTTCGGGCACGGCGCCCACCACTGCATCGGTGCGCCGCTGGCGCGGCTCGAGGCGACGATCGCCTTGCCCGCACTGTTCGAGCGGTTCCCGAAGCTCAGGTTCGCCGTCGACCCGGCCGAGCTCGCGCCGATGGGCAGTTTTATCTCCAACGGGCACCGCACGCTGCCGGTGTACCTGACGTAGGCGCGGGGCCGTGCCGCCCCCGCGTGGGCGGTCCGGCAACGCGTTTCAGTCGAGCGTGCAGATGGCGTTGGCCTGCGGCCCCTGCGCCGATCGCTCGGTGCGCACGCTGCCGTCGACGGTGATGCGGCAGGTCAGGTCGGCGTCGTCGTCGCCTTGCGCCGTGAGTGTCAGCAGGACGTCCTTCTGCGACGTCACGACCTCTTTGGACCAGGGTGAGGGGGCTTTGATCTCGGTATGCGGGCCCGCGTCGTCGATGTAGTGCAGCCGCGGCACCATCCCGGTCGACGAGAGGACCTCGTAGCGCACCATTTTCGGGGTGGCGCGGTGTTCGGTCCTCGGGCCGGCCGGTGGCGGCGTCGGTCGACCGGCTTGCGGTGGTGTCGGTCGACGCGTCTGCGGTGGTGTCGGTCGATGGGTTCGCGGTGTCGTCGGTGCTGGGGTGGCGGTGCCGCTCGTGTTCTTGTCGGCCACCACCGCGGCCGCGACCACACCACCGCCCGCCACCAGTGTCACCACCACGAGCAGCACCCACAGCCAGGTCGGTAGTCGCGGCGGCCGGTACTGCGGGTTGGTCATGGTGCGCCCATCGTTTGCACTGCTGCCGCCGCGCCGAGGTCGGGAGAACGGTTCCGAGTCGGCCGGCGGCGGGTCTGCCGCGCAGGACAGTACTGCGCGGCGCGGCACCCCGCATCCGCCGGCACGGCTACGGCGACGGTCGCGGCGGCACCAGCAGCGCGGTGAGTAAAGCGGCCGAAAGACTTTCGGCGTTGGCGCGCTCATCGAACCAGGATCGGGTGGTGATCGTCATGGCGTGCGGCGCGGGTGCGCCGAGGCAGTGCGGTGCGAGCGCGGCGAAGAAGTCGTCGGGGTCGACCAGGGCTTCCGGGGTGTGCACGCCGGGGGGCGGCGGGCAGCGTGGTCCGTTGTCGGTGCTTCCGATCGACGGCGCGCTACGTGTTCCAGGTATGCGGGAAATCCGCGTGGGTGGCCAATGTTAGTGCGGCATCGACCGTCACGCTGTCGCGCGGTCGGTGCTCGTCGACCGTGCGGCTGGTGGAATTGCCTGTGCGGCAATGTCGCATGCTGCTGCGCGAGCACATCGCGAACGGTCCGGAACGGCTGGACGGATGGCTCGTGAAGACCGGGCTCGTCACCGAGGCGACCCCGGAGGCATTGGCCGATGCGGCCGAGCGGATCGCGGTGTTCCGTGTCGAGCCCGTGTGACGCTTATCGAATGACACATTAGGCGCCTGCTTGTCGCTCGTGGTAACCCGGTAAATCAGCTGGTAGCGTTTCATCAGCTGCTCCGGCAATAGCGAATAGTTCGCGTTGGATCATTCCCGGAAATATCGAATCAGGCGGCTGCGCGCACGCGTTGACAGTTCTTACTCATTCGGAGGCGGCATGGACTGGGAGCGGTGGCAGGAGAGCTGGGATCGACAGCAGGAGTTCTATATGCCCGACCGCGAGGAGCGGTTCCGGGTGATGATCGACATGGTCGAGGCCGTGGCCGGCCCGGCACCGCGGGTGCTCGACCTGGCCTGCGGCCCGGCGACCATCAGCAGGCGGCTGTTCGACCGGCTGCCGGACGCGACCTCGGTCGGCATCGATCGGGATCCGGCCCTGCTCGCCATCGCCAGCGGCAGCTTCGCGAACGACCCGCGAATGACCTTCGTGACCGCCGACATCAAGACGCCGGACTGGATGTCTCAGCTCTGCGACGAACCGTTCGACGCGATCGTCACCGCGACCGCGCTGCACTGGCTGAAAGCCGAACCGCTGGTCCGGCTCTACGGTGACCTCGGCAAACTGCTCCGCCCCGGCGGCATCTTCCTCAACGCCGACCACATGCCCGACTCGGGCACCCCGCTGCTCAACGCCCTCGACGAGGTGATCCAGCGATCCCACCGCGCGCGAGTGACCCAGGCGGGCACCCTGGACTGGGACAACTGGTGGCTCGCCGCGGCAGCCGACCCACACCTGGCCCCCGCCGTCGCCGCCAGCCGCGAAATCCTCAACGCCCACGTCACCGGCGAGGTCCACCCCGCCGACTGGCATCTCACCGAACTACGCGAAGCAGGCTTCCTCGAAGCCGCCGTCATCTGGCGCTCCGTAACCGACGCCCTCACAGCCGCCATCCGCTGAAGTGTGTCGACGCGAAAGCCGTATGGGTGCCTCAGGTTTCGGTGCGCCGTCGGGATAGTAGGGCGCGGACTATGCGGAGGTGCGCGGCGGAGCGGGGGGTGTCTGGTGTCTGGGGTCTGGTGCGGGGGCGGGTCGGCCATGGTCTGCCGGGTTCGCCCAGTACGTCGCGTTCGTAGACCAGGTACCAGTGTTCGTGGTCAGGCATTGCTGTCTCCTCGATGGCCGGACGCGGATCGCGTTCTTGGCGTCCCGGATTCGAGGGTCGGCCGACACCCGCCGACGCGGCAACGTGCGGTGCCGGTTTTGCACGTGCAGCGTGCCGTGCGCGTAGGCGACGTTAGGTATGGCTGCGTGATCTCGCCGGTTCAGCCCTGGTCGACCGTCATCACCTCTGGCAGCCATTGCCCCCGCCCAGCCGAAAACGGCTGGGCGGGGGCATTTGTCGGCCGGGATGTTGTTCAGTGCGACTTCGACAGGGTCGGGAGGGAGGTGGGGAGGGGCATGTACAGGGTGAGTTGGCCTTCGCGGATCACGCTGGCCGAGATGATCTGCTGGGCGTGCACGGATCGCAGATCGTCGCTCATTCGCCCGGATCCCAGGGTCAATTCGATCTCGCGGGGTAACGCGACGCTGCCCGCGGACAGGATGTTGGTCTGGTTCCTGTTCTCGCCCCAGACTCCGTCGAGCTGGGTGAGGGAGGTCCAGGTGGTCATGTTGGTGCCGGAGGGGTAGTCCTCGATCGGAGGGAGGGGCAGATCGATGGCGAGGTCGGTGCCGCCGTCGTCGTTGCCGATGCGTGCGGTGACGCGCCGGTCGATGTCCAGGTCGACGTCGGTCAGCCACTTCGGCAGTCCGTAGTTGTATACGCCACGCACACGCGCGATCTCGGAGGTCACCGGTAGGGAGAGGACGTACGAGTACGCGGTGCCGTTCGCCAGCGCGGCGGCCGCGTCGATCTCCGGCGACCCGCCGTGCCGCGGGGGCCGGACGGGGATCGTCACGGCGGCCTCGCGGTAGGGGTCGATATCGCTCACCCGGTAGTTGTAGACGGCGATCGCCACCATGCCGATGCCGGGCATGAGCGCAAGGGGCTCTAGCGGTTCGGGCAACCGGTCGTGCAGCGCGTCCAAGGGCGCGAGCATCGTCAGCTGCAGAATCGATGCGCTGTAGTAATAGGTGGGATTCGCCGTCTCGCCGAGCGGCGAGTCCATCACGCGCTTGCGCAGCGATCGGAAGTAGTCGACGCTGCGGACCTGTGGATCGCGAGCGACCTCGTCGAGGTCGGCCCGCATACGGTAACGATCGAAGTAGCCGCCCTTGGGAACCTCGACGGCGTGGGTGCCCAGTTTCACTTCGACGAACTCGGTCATGATCGCACCTCCAAAGCTATGTGGATTTCGTTGTCGGTTGCTTTCTTTCGGTTGCCATTCAGGTGCACGGGTCAGCTCCCCATACCGTCGAACTCGTAGGGGCCCCGGGTATTCACCCCCTTGGCCAGCGCTTCGCGCGCGATCTCCGCGGCGATTTCCGGTGACTCGCGCAGCTTCTTGAAGTCCTCGCCGGCCCGCAGGAAATCCTCGAGCGGGGGCAGATAGCGTCGATCCACGCTCGCTTTCGTCACCTCTACCGCGGTCGCGTCGAACCCGGCGATGCGGGCGGCCAGCGTATCGACGAATTCGTCCAGTTCGGAGTCGGGAATGGCGCGGTTGACCACGCCGTAGCGTTCGGCGGTCACGGCGTCGATATCGCGTCCGCTGAGGACCATCTCCAATGCCCGCGCCCGTCCGATCAACGCCGGTAGCATCTGCGTGCCCGCGCCGCCGGGCGGCAGGCGGAACTTGATCTCGGGCTGCCCCAGCAGCGCGGTCTCGGTGGACGCGAAACGCATGTCGCACAGCAGGGCCAGTTCATGTCCGCCCCCGCGGGCGCGGCCGCGGATCTTGGCGATGCTGACCAGTCGTGGCGACCGCAATGCCGCACGGGTCCGGGCGTATGCGCGCATCGCCACGTCGTTCTGCTCCAGGCTGAGCGTGGCATCGAGGTGCGCGACGAAGAACTCCGGATCGGCCGATTCCAAGACGACGACCCGGGTCTCGGGATCGGCTTCGAGACGCTCCAAGGCGTCGGCCAATTCGGTGTGCACGCGATCGTCGAGCACGTTCACCGGCGGGTTGTCGATGCGCAATGTGACCCAACGGCCGGGATGTTCGACGGTCAGCACGGTTGGCGCGTGGCTGGTGGTCATTACACTCCCTTCGGTCAGCGACCGGCTGGGTCGCTGTCGGCTTCGGGGTTGCTGCTCAATCGTTCGTCCGGCATCAGTTGCCGCCGGACCGATCTGCCGTCATCGGCAGTCCTGCGTTGTCCGGTCGGGCGAAACCATTTGTGCCGACCGGATGTTCGGGTGCGTGTGCGAGATGTTCGGTGAACCAATCGACGGCTGCTTGCCGAGCCGGCTCGCTGGCATACAGGTCCCAGTGGGTCCCGGGCAGCAGGACGAGCCGCTTGGGTTCCAGCGCCCGCTCGTAGGCGGCGAGTTGGAGATCGGTGTAGGTGGTGGTGTCGTCGGTCGCGACGATCATCAGCAATGGTGTCGGTGCGATGCGGCTGATGTAGTAGCCCGGCTCGTTGTTGCCGTCCGCTTCCAGGGAGCGCAGGGTGACCTGATTGAGCCAGTTCGGCGCCGGGTCGCGGGTGTAGGTGGCGATGGAGTCGGGGTCCTGCCACGCGGCGGGCTGCTCGGCATGGGCCACGGCGATCACGGCGGGGTCGGCCCCGTGGAAACGGGCCCGCCGGTCGCGCAGAAAAGCGGCGCGGAAGGCGGCGAGCTGCTCGCCACCCCTGCGGCGCAGAATTTCCGAGCCGCTGATCGTCGGGACCTGAGCTACTACGCAGCGCACGCGGGAATCGATGGCGCCGAGCATGAGCACATGCCCGCCGCCGAGGCTCCAGCCCCAGGCGCCGATCCGGTCGGGGTCA
This genomic interval carries:
- a CDS encoding cytochrome P450 is translated as MELTVLTTSQNPAANTTARTGLCPVPHGSSIDTDGPRVRLHTAEFAADPHRAYADMRAGYGSLVPIEVAPDVPATLVVGYQAALRILNDPEHFPADPRTWQQNIPADSPVKPMMEWYPNALRNSGAAHARYRQAYTAAIDGIDLHALHSTVERIAIPLINTFCAAGSADLVTQYAFPLVFEVLNQMVGCSAELGQRVATGMAALFDTVNAAQGMQMLSEALMELIQLRRAEPGDDVTSRLAHHRAELDDVEMLSQLISFYGAGIEPQQNLITNTLLLMVTDDRFGGDVLGGSMSTRDALDEVLFNDPPMANFCTSYPRQPILIDNNWLPAHQPVLISLAGCNNDPEIRGGDRTGNRAHLAWGAGPHACPAKSVAYLVVQDAIDQLLDALPELRLAVPAAELTWRPGPFHRALASLPVVFPKSPPLNMM
- a CDS encoding MmpS family transport accessory protein, giving the protein MTNPQYRPPRLPTWLWVLLVVVTLVAGGGVVAAAVVADKNTSGTATPAPTTPRTHRPTPPQTRRPTPPQAGRPTPPPAGPRTEHRATPKMVRYEVLSSTGMVPRLHYIDDAGPHTEIKAPSPWSKEVVTSQKDVLLTLTAQGDDDADLTCRITVDGSVRTERSAQGPQANAICTLD
- a CDS encoding class I SAM-dependent methyltransferase, which encodes MDWERWQESWDRQQEFYMPDREERFRVMIDMVEAVAGPAPRVLDLACGPATISRRLFDRLPDATSVGIDRDPALLAIASGSFANDPRMTFVTADIKTPDWMSQLCDEPFDAIVTATALHWLKAEPLVRLYGDLGKLLRPGGIFLNADHMPDSGTPLLNALDEVIQRSHRARVTQAGTLDWDNWWLAAAADPHLAPAVAASREILNAHVTGEVHPADWHLTELREAGFLEAAVIWRSVTDALTAAIR
- a CDS encoding cytochrome P450 family protein encodes the protein MAHEPIVLDTTGADIQGECARIRATGPVALVALPGGVPAWSVTDAVLLKTLLADPRVSKDPRQHWSSFINGEITEAWPLLPWVAVDNMFTAYGSEHRRLRRLVSPAFTHRRSTALRPRIEEITAHLLDALAATPAGESVDLRARFAYPVPIKVITEMMGVPEHLGPDLHRCVDGFFDSSFTAEQAQANYLEMYGLVSELVAFRRAQPGDDVTSVLIATRDEDGSQLVEKELVDTLMLVINAGHETTVNLLDQAIFALLTHPDQRADVLAGRVPWSDLVEETLRYEAPVAHLPLRYAVEDIDLGDIRIPKGEAILASYAGAGRDPKVHGASADTFDVHRTNKEHVSFGHGAHHCIGAPLARLEATIALPALFERFPKLRFAVDPAELAPMGSFISNGHRTLPVYLT
- a CDS encoding acetoacetate decarboxylase family protein, whose product is MTEFVEVKLGTHAVEVPKGGYFDRYRMRADLDEVARDPQVRSVDYFRSLRKRVMDSPLGETANPTYYYSASILQLTMLAPLDALHDRLPEPLEPLALMPGIGMVAIAVYNYRVSDIDPYREAAVTIPVRPPRHGGSPEIDAAAALANGTAYSYVLSLPVTSEIARVRGVYNYGLPKWLTDVDLDIDRRVTARIGNDDGGTDLAIDLPLPPIEDYPSGTNMTTWTSLTQLDGVWGENRNQTNILSAGSVALPREIELTLGSGRMSDDLRSVHAQQIISASVIREGQLTLYMPLPTSLPTLSKSH
- a CDS encoding enoyl-CoA hydratase/isomerase family protein translates to MTTSHAPTVLTVEHPGRWVTLRIDNPPVNVLDDRVHTELADALERLEADPETRVVVLESADPEFFVAHLDATLSLEQNDVAMRAYARTRAALRSPRLVSIAKIRGRARGGGHELALLCDMRFASTETALLGQPEIKFRLPPGGAGTQMLPALIGRARALEMVLSGRDIDAVTAERYGVVNRAIPDSELDEFVDTLAARIAGFDATAVEVTKASVDRRYLPPLEDFLRAGEDFKKLRESPEIAAEIAREALAKGVNTRGPYEFDGMGS
- a CDS encoding alpha/beta hydrolase codes for the protein MANRIDVEFAADDGTVLRAWLYAPAAAAAGPWPAIALVNGFAGVRSDAVDALARRVSDAGFVVLVHDHRGWGGSDGRPRQDINPPQQLADTQTAISFLEDRPEVDPDRIGAWGWSLGGGHVLMLGAIDSRVRCVVAQVPTISGSEILRRRGGEQLAAFRAAFLRDRRARFHGADPAVIAVAHAEQPAAWQDPDSIATYTRDPAPNWLNQVTLRSLEADGNNEPGYYISRIAPTPLLMIVATDDTTTYTDLQLAAYERALEPKRLVLLPGTHWDLYASEPARQAAVDWFTEHLAHAPEHPVGTNGFARPDNAGLPMTADRSGGN